From a single Bacillus pumilus genomic region:
- a CDS encoding immune inhibitor A domain-containing protein, whose protein sequence is MKKWKWTSVALTAVLSLGTLTAFSTPLSAHTTEKSTSSDGGHYSGIPFDASVVNEDRLIKALKKQGKIKKNANEAETQKALKNYLKKKEESAMKQSASTLTEEPEFLKEYKQDVHNKLAKKKKLNKHKGKEGKQVKPVKKEKYKGDVRNDKVLVLLVDFKDYKHNSIKKEETDMYYDKYDQQHYQDMLFGKNGYIGPDGKRKVSMKQYYEKQSGGSYTVSGKVAGWYTAKHEAAYYGGNVPDESGSDGRPRELVKEALEAAANDPNIDLGDYDQWDRYDKDGDGVYNEPDGIIDHLMVVHAGVGEEAGGGQLGSDAIWSHRWSLGDVFEIPNTESEAGQGGKLGALDYTIEPEDGAAGVFTHEFGHDLGLPDEYDTQYTGNGEPVSYWSIMSSGSWAGKVPGTEPTGFSPYAKEMLQNLHGGNWLTGQTIDGKTLKKSKTVLIDEAATKGTNHDAVRVDLPDKEIVVTKPAQGQYSYFSGTGDNLNATMTTTGIDLSQGSKAELTFKAWYDIEEDYDYAYVEVRETGTDQWKTIAGSITNDRNEAGANEGNGIDGTSDGWVDAAFDLSAYAGKKIDLQFRYTTDAGYSLPGLFVDDANITAGGTKVWSDDAEGTSTFTFNGFSKSNGKQYAAQYYLLEWRSYADVDKGLKHIKRGASLMSYNNGLVVWYVDQSYSDNWVGNHPGNGFLGVVDADQQVLKWSDGSIAATGFQVHDAAFSLNPSTKLNIDYTATTGLTLEDRYIRPTRTFSDKKNYVNPNNPDAGRDVPTYGLSFKVVGQSKDRSVGKVLISKSN, encoded by the coding sequence ATGAAAAAATGGAAATGGACGAGCGTTGCATTAACAGCTGTCCTCAGTTTAGGCACATTGACAGCTTTCAGCACCCCTCTATCTGCCCACACCACAGAGAAATCAACATCCTCAGATGGCGGTCATTACTCAGGTATTCCATTTGACGCAAGTGTCGTGAATGAAGACCGTCTCATCAAAGCCTTGAAAAAACAAGGAAAGATCAAAAAGAATGCCAATGAGGCAGAAACCCAAAAAGCATTAAAGAACTATCTAAAGAAAAAAGAAGAATCTGCCATGAAACAAAGTGCCAGCACCTTAACAGAAGAGCCTGAATTCCTGAAAGAATACAAACAAGACGTACATAACAAACTAGCTAAAAAGAAAAAGTTAAATAAGCATAAAGGAAAAGAAGGTAAACAAGTAAAACCGGTCAAAAAGGAAAAATATAAAGGCGACGTTCGCAATGATAAGGTATTGGTTTTATTAGTAGATTTTAAAGATTATAAGCATAATAGTATTAAAAAAGAAGAGACTGATATGTACTATGACAAGTACGATCAGCAGCACTATCAAGACATGCTTTTCGGAAAAAATGGCTACATCGGTCCAGATGGGAAACGAAAAGTATCCATGAAGCAATATTATGAGAAGCAGTCTGGCGGCAGTTACACGGTCAGTGGAAAAGTTGCTGGCTGGTATACAGCGAAGCATGAAGCTGCTTATTATGGCGGGAACGTACCTGACGAATCAGGCAGTGATGGCAGACCGCGTGAATTGGTGAAAGAAGCCCTCGAAGCTGCAGCAAATGACCCGAACATTGATCTCGGTGATTATGATCAATGGGACCGATATGATAAGGATGGTGACGGCGTTTATAACGAACCAGACGGCATCATTGATCATTTGATGGTCGTTCATGCTGGCGTAGGTGAAGAAGCTGGTGGCGGACAACTCGGCTCTGATGCGATTTGGTCGCACCGCTGGTCACTTGGTGATGTATTTGAAATTCCAAACACTGAATCTGAAGCCGGGCAAGGTGGAAAATTAGGTGCGTTAGATTACACCATCGAGCCTGAAGATGGAGCGGCAGGTGTGTTCACACATGAATTCGGACATGACCTTGGCCTTCCTGATGAGTATGACACACAATACACAGGCAACGGCGAGCCCGTTTCATACTGGTCGATCATGTCAAGCGGAAGCTGGGCAGGTAAAGTCCCTGGTACAGAACCAACAGGCTTTAGTCCATATGCGAAAGAAATGCTTCAAAATTTGCATGGCGGTAACTGGCTTACTGGACAAACCATTGATGGTAAAACATTAAAGAAAAGCAAAACAGTACTGATTGATGAAGCAGCAACAAAAGGAACGAACCATGATGCAGTTCGAGTAGATTTACCAGATAAAGAGATTGTCGTGACGAAGCCTGCTCAAGGACAATATTCGTACTTCAGCGGAACAGGTGACAATTTAAATGCGACGATGACGACAACGGGTATCGATTTGTCGCAGGGGAGCAAAGCAGAGCTTACATTTAAAGCATGGTACGATATTGAAGAAGATTATGATTATGCGTATGTAGAAGTACGTGAAACAGGAACTGATCAATGGAAGACGATTGCTGGTAGCATCACGAATGATCGAAATGAAGCAGGTGCGAATGAAGGCAATGGAATTGACGGGACATCGGACGGCTGGGTAGATGCAGCCTTTGATCTTTCTGCTTATGCAGGGAAGAAAATCGACCTGCAATTCCGCTATACAACCGATGCAGGCTATTCACTGCCAGGCTTATTTGTAGATGATGCAAATATCACAGCAGGTGGAACGAAAGTGTGGTCAGATGATGCCGAGGGCACGTCTACATTCACTTTTAACGGATTCTCAAAATCTAATGGAAAACAATACGCAGCCCAATACTATTTACTAGAGTGGCGCTCTTATGCTGACGTTGATAAAGGCTTAAAGCATATCAAACGCGGTGCAAGCCTCATGAGTTATAATAACGGGTTGGTCGTGTGGTATGTGGATCAATCTTATAGTGATAACTGGGTAGGAAATCATCCAGGGAACGGTTTCCTTGGGGTAGTAGATGCAGATCAACAAGTATTGAAATGGAGTGACGGCTCCATTGCTGCCACTGGCTTCCAAGTACATGATGCAGCATTTTCTTTGAATCCAAGTACGAAGCTGAATATTGATTATACAGCGACAACAGGCTTAACGCTGGAAGATCGCTATATTCGTCCGACTCGTACATTTAGTGATAAAAAGAATTATGTGAATCCAAACAACCCAGATGCAGGACGCGATGTACCGACATATGGCTTATCCTTTAAAGTCGTTGGACAGAGTAAGGATCGTTCAGTTGGAAAGGTATTAATTTCTAAAAGTAACTAA
- a CDS encoding putative quinol monooxygenase, whose translation MIITHAGMTIHPEKENEFLEEINALMKASQAEEGNVSYKLFKDTEKENTFLMVEVWKDEAAVQSHNTSAHFQAFVAKAKEFLAAPLDVVAFKGEQLS comes from the coding sequence ATGATTATTACTCATGCAGGGATGACCATTCATCCAGAAAAAGAAAACGAATTTCTAGAAGAAATCAACGCATTAATGAAAGCTTCACAAGCGGAAGAAGGTAATGTATCGTACAAGCTGTTCAAGGATACAGAAAAGGAAAATACCTTTTTAATGGTAGAAGTGTGGAAAGATGAAGCAGCGGTTCAGAGCCATAATACAAGTGCACATTTCCAAGCTTTCGTCGCGAAGGCAAAAGAATTCTTAGCCGCTCCACTTGATGTTGTTGCCTTTAAAGGCGAACAACTTTCATAG
- a CDS encoding nitroreductase family protein, whose amino-acid sequence MATTLKTNDFMDIMKGRRSIRNYDPAVKISKEEMTEILEEATTAPSSVNAQPWRFMVIDSPEGKEKLAPLAKFNQTQVSTSAAVIAVFADMQSNEYLDEIYSKAVENGYMPQEVKERQIAALTAHFEVLPEQVNRETILIDGGIVSMQLMLAARAHGYDTNPIGGFDKEVIAEAFGWDKERYVPVMLLSIGKAADEGYASYRLPIDRITEWK is encoded by the coding sequence ATGGCTACAACATTAAAAACAAACGATTTTATGGACATTATGAAAGGGCGCCGCTCGATTCGTAACTATGACCCAGCTGTGAAAATCAGCAAAGAAGAAATGACAGAGATTCTAGAAGAAGCAACTACTGCACCATCATCAGTGAATGCACAGCCATGGCGCTTCATGGTCATTGACAGCCCAGAAGGAAAAGAAAAGCTTGCTCCACTTGCGAAATTTAACCAAACACAAGTATCAACATCAGCTGCTGTCATTGCTGTATTTGCAGATATGCAAAGCAATGAATACTTAGATGAAATTTATTCAAAAGCAGTAGAGAATGGCTACATGCCGCAAGAAGTGAAAGAAAGACAAATTGCTGCACTAACTGCACACTTTGAAGTTCTTCCAGAGCAAGTTAATCGCGAAACAATCTTAATTGACGGTGGAATTGTGTCTATGCAGCTTATGCTTGCAGCACGTGCACACGGCTATGATACGAATCCAATTGGCGGTTTTGATAAAGAAGTCATCGCTGAAGCATTTGGCTGGGATAAAGAACGTTATGTACCAGTAATGCTTCTATCAATTGGGAAAGCTGCTGACGAAGGTTATGCATCTTACCGCTTACCGATTGATCGTATTACAGAGTGGAAATAA
- a CDS encoding pyrimidine-nucleoside phosphorylase, with protein MRMVDIIAKKRDGKELSSEEISFFVKGYTDGTIPDYQASALAMAIFFQDMTDQERADLTLAMANSGDTIDLSAIDGIKVDKHSTGGVGDTTTLVLAPLVAALDVPVAKMSGRGLGHTGGTVDKLEAVKGFHVEITKDEFIELVNRHKVAVIGQSGNLTPADKKLYALRDVTGTVNSIPLIASSIMSKKIAAGADAIVLDVKTGAGAFMKTPEDSEKLAKAMVRIGNNVGRQTMAVISDMSQPLGLAIGNSLEVKEAIDTLRGEGPEDLNELVLTLGSQMVVLAKKAETLDEAREKLIEVMKNGKALEKFKEFLENQGGDGSIVDQPEKLPQAPYQIEVPAKESGVVAEIVADEIGVAAMILGAGRATKEDDIDLSVGIMLNKKVGDRVEKGDSLVTLHTNREDVANVMEKIYDNIRIADHADAPTLIHTVITE; from the coding sequence ATGAGAATGGTAGATATCATTGCGAAAAAACGTGACGGAAAAGAATTATCTTCTGAGGAAATTTCTTTCTTTGTCAAAGGATATACGGACGGAACAATTCCTGACTACCAAGCAAGTGCCTTGGCTATGGCGATTTTCTTCCAAGATATGACGGATCAAGAACGTGCGGACTTAACGCTCGCTATGGCGAACTCAGGAGACACGATTGACCTGTCTGCCATTGACGGCATAAAAGTAGACAAGCACTCAACAGGCGGTGTAGGTGATACAACAACGCTTGTACTTGCTCCTCTTGTGGCTGCACTTGATGTACCTGTTGCAAAAATGTCTGGGCGTGGTCTTGGACATACAGGCGGTACAGTGGACAAGCTTGAAGCGGTCAAAGGCTTCCACGTAGAAATTACAAAAGACGAATTTATCGAGCTCGTGAACCGTCATAAAGTAGCGGTCATTGGGCAATCCGGCAACCTGACACCAGCTGATAAAAAGCTTTATGCGCTTCGTGACGTGACAGGTACCGTTAACTCGATCCCGCTCATTGCAAGCTCTATTATGAGTAAGAAGATTGCTGCTGGTGCAGATGCAATCGTACTTGATGTGAAAACAGGTGCAGGTGCTTTCATGAAAACACCTGAAGATTCTGAGAAGCTTGCAAAAGCAATGGTTCGCATTGGAAACAACGTAGGCAGACAAACGATGGCTGTCATTTCAGATATGTCTCAGCCGCTAGGATTAGCGATTGGAAATTCCCTTGAGGTGAAAGAAGCGATTGACACGCTAAGAGGCGAAGGCCCTGAAGACTTAAACGAGCTTGTGCTCACATTAGGAAGTCAAATGGTTGTTCTTGCGAAAAAAGCAGAGACACTTGATGAAGCAAGAGAAAAGCTAATTGAAGTCATGAAAAACGGCAAAGCACTTGAGAAATTCAAGGAATTCTTAGAAAATCAAGGTGGAGACGGCTCGATTGTAGATCAGCCGGAAAAACTACCGCAAGCACCTTATCAAATCGAAGTTCCTGCAAAAGAGTCAGGTGTGGTTGCTGAAATCGTCGCAGACGAAATCGGTGTTGCAGCGATGATTCTTGGAGCAGGACGTGCAACAAAAGAGGACGATATCGACCTATCTGTCGGCATTATGCTAAACAAAAAAGTCGGCGATCGTGTTGAAAAAGGGGATTCATTGGTGACGCTTCATACGAATCGTGAAGATGTTGCGAATGTTATGGAGAAAATTTATGACAACATCCGCATCGCAGATCATGCCGATGCACCAACGTTGATCCACACGGTTATTACAGAATAA
- a CDS encoding NupC/NupG family nucleoside CNT transporter — translation MKYVIGIIGLLVILAIAWLASNGKKRVKFRPVIVMIVLQFILGYILLNTGVGNFLVGGFAKGFQMLLGYAGEGINFVFGGLMNDKASTFFINVLLPIVFISALIGILQHWRILPLIVRGIGYLLSKVNGMGKLESYNAVASAILGQSEVFISIKKQLGLLPQQRLYTLCASAMSTVSMSIVGAYMQMIKPEYVVTALVLNLFGGFIIASIINPYEVAKDEDMLEVVEEERQSFFEMLGEYIMDGFKVAIVVAAMLIGFVALIAMINGIFTAVIGVSFQDVLGYVFAPFAFLVGVPWSEAVQAGSIMATKMVSNEFVAMLALSGDGLHFSARTEAIISVFLVSFANFSSIGIIAGAVKGLNEKQGNVVARFGLKLLFGATLVSFLTAGVVGLIY, via the coding sequence ATGAAATACGTCATTGGTATCATCGGTTTGCTAGTGATTCTCGCCATTGCATGGCTGGCTAGTAACGGGAAGAAACGAGTAAAATTCCGTCCAGTCATTGTCATGATTGTACTGCAATTTATTTTAGGTTATATTCTGCTCAATACAGGTGTTGGGAACTTCCTAGTTGGAGGCTTTGCTAAAGGATTCCAAATGCTCCTAGGCTATGCTGGTGAAGGAATCAACTTCGTATTTGGCGGTTTAATGAATGATAAAGCGTCAACTTTCTTCATCAACGTCCTACTGCCGATCGTTTTTATTTCGGCATTGATCGGTATCTTGCAGCATTGGCGTATCCTTCCGCTTATCGTTCGCGGAATCGGCTATTTGCTTAGTAAAGTAAACGGTATGGGGAAACTAGAATCTTACAACGCAGTCGCGTCTGCGATTTTAGGACAATCAGAAGTGTTTATTTCTATTAAGAAACAGCTTGGATTATTACCTCAGCAGCGTCTTTATACATTATGTGCATCTGCAATGTCGACGGTATCGATGTCCATTGTTGGTGCGTATATGCAAATGATTAAACCAGAGTACGTGGTCACAGCACTTGTGCTGAACCTATTTGGTGGATTTATTATCGCGTCTATTATCAATCCATATGAAGTAGCTAAGGACGAAGACATGCTTGAAGTCGTCGAGGAAGAAAGACAATCCTTCTTCGAAATGCTTGGCGAATATATTATGGACGGTTTCAAAGTAGCAATTGTTGTTGCTGCGATGTTGATTGGATTCGTTGCATTAATTGCGATGATTAATGGAATCTTTACAGCGGTCATCGGTGTTTCTTTCCAAGATGTACTTGGATATGTATTTGCTCCATTTGCTTTCCTTGTCGGTGTTCCTTGGAGCGAAGCGGTACAAGCAGGAAGCATTATGGCAACCAAAATGGTGTCCAACGAATTTGTAGCAATGCTCGCACTATCTGGAGATGGCTTGCATTTCTCTGCTCGTACAGAAGCGATTATTTCTGTATTCCTTGTGTCATTTGCGAACTTCTCTTCTATCGGTATTATTGCTGGAGCAGTCAAAGGCTTAAACGAAAAGCAAGGGAACGTTGTTGCACGCTTTGGATTAAAGCTGTTATTCGGTGCAACACTTGTCAGCTTCTTAACAGCAGGCGTTGTCGGTTTGATTTACTAA
- the deoC gene encoding deoxyribose-phosphate aldolase, producing the protein MTIAKLIDHTALKPDTSRAAIMQLLEEAKTHQFASVCVNPTWVSLASKELAGTGVDVCTVIGFPLGANTTAVKAFETKDAIENGATEVDMVINVAALKDSEYDVVEQDIRAVVDAAKGKALVKVIIETCLLTDEEKVKACELSVKAGADFVKTSTGFSTGGATAEDIALMRKTVGPDIGVKASGGVRTKEDVEAMTAAGATRIGASAGVSIIKGDQSAPSKDY; encoded by the coding sequence ATGACGATAGCAAAGCTCATTGATCATACAGCACTAAAACCAGATACATCTAGAGCTGCCATTATGCAGTTACTTGAAGAAGCAAAGACTCATCAATTTGCATCTGTTTGCGTGAATCCAACTTGGGTATCTCTTGCGTCGAAAGAACTAGCAGGAACAGGTGTTGATGTTTGTACAGTCATCGGTTTCCCATTAGGCGCTAACACAACAGCGGTGAAAGCTTTCGAAACAAAGGATGCGATTGAAAACGGTGCAACAGAAGTGGACATGGTCATCAACGTTGCGGCATTGAAAGACAGCGAATATGATGTGGTTGAACAAGATATTCGTGCAGTTGTAGACGCAGCCAAAGGCAAAGCATTAGTGAAAGTTATTATTGAAACATGTTTACTTACTGATGAAGAGAAAGTCAAAGCTTGTGAGCTTTCAGTGAAAGCTGGCGCTGATTTTGTGAAAACATCGACTGGATTTAGTACAGGCGGTGCAACAGCTGAGGATATCGCATTAATGCGTAAAACAGTTGGACCTGACATTGGTGTAAAAGCATCAGGCGGCGTAAGAACAAAAGAAGACGTTGAAGCAATGACAGCTGCAGGCGCTACCCGTATTGGTGCAAGTGCAGGCGTTTCCATTATCAAAGGGGATCAATCAGCTCCTTCGAAAGACTATTAA
- a CDS encoding sugar-binding transcriptional regulator — protein MDREKQQLSIEAARLYYLSDYSQQEIAKQLDLSRPTVSRLLQYAKEKGYVQITVMDPFEDLNELSSLLKEKYDLLEAHVVFSPKDDYPTITDYLSRFGADYLQDTVKDGDIVGVSWGTTMYQIAQKMQPKQVKGVEVVQLKGGISHSHVNTYSAETIQLFAEAFQTAPRYLPLPVVFDSAEVKEMVEQDRHIQRIIEMGKQANVAVFTVGTVRDEALLFRLGYFREEEKALLKESSVGDICSRFYDQDGRICSEAINNRTIGVELDDLRTKERSILVAGGHRKVASIHGALRGKYANILIIDQHTARALLNVTK, from the coding sequence ATGGATCGGGAGAAACAGCAGCTGAGTATTGAAGCGGCAAGGCTTTATTATTTATCCGATTACAGCCAGCAGGAAATTGCCAAACAGCTCGACCTGTCAAGACCAACTGTGTCTCGGCTGCTTCAATATGCGAAAGAGAAAGGGTACGTCCAGATTACGGTCATGGACCCGTTTGAGGATTTAAATGAGCTGTCTTCATTGCTCAAGGAAAAATATGACCTGCTTGAAGCTCATGTGGTGTTTTCGCCTAAAGACGACTATCCAACGATCACCGATTACTTGAGCCGTTTTGGTGCAGATTACTTGCAAGACACAGTGAAAGACGGTGATATCGTTGGTGTGAGCTGGGGAACCACCATGTATCAAATTGCACAAAAGATGCAACCTAAACAGGTAAAAGGTGTAGAGGTTGTCCAGCTCAAGGGCGGAATCAGCCATTCCCATGTGAATACATATTCTGCAGAAACCATTCAGCTGTTTGCTGAGGCATTTCAAACAGCACCGCGCTATTTACCGCTTCCTGTTGTATTTGATAGCGCTGAGGTCAAGGAGATGGTTGAGCAGGACAGACATATTCAGCGCATCATTGAAATGGGGAAGCAAGCCAATGTTGCGGTGTTTACTGTTGGAACGGTCAGAGATGAAGCCCTTTTGTTTAGACTTGGTTATTTTCGTGAAGAAGAAAAAGCGCTCCTCAAGGAATCCAGTGTCGGAGACATTTGCTCGCGCTTTTATGATCAAGATGGACGCATTTGCAGTGAAGCGATTAACAATCGCACAATTGGCGTGGAGCTTGATGACTTAAGAACAAAAGAACGCTCTATACTTGTTGCTGGCGGACATCGCAAAGTTGCTTCCATCCATGGGGCACTAAGAGGAAAATATGCGAACATATTGATCATTGACCAGCATACAGCAAGGGCTCTTTTAAATGTCACAAAATAG
- a CDS encoding aldose 1-epimerase family protein, whose amino-acid sequence MRRLENDQLLIQINERGAEVRDVLHKESGRHYMWSGDPSYWGRVSPVLFPIVGRLKNDQYKIGEQTYELTQHGFLRDVDFDLYEKTQHAVTFQYESKGRHIEHYPYEFTARIRYELLENGLTISWEIDHAGDDTMYFSIGGHPAFQVPLVEGEHAADYTLTLTPSNEHLPAQYELKNSLVREKEKGIQLEPIQLRPELFQHDAMIFSHINRVSLMSQAGHGVEVDLTGFPFVGIWSPYDQEKGTMAPFVCIEPWYGIADVEGTNGQYKEKFGIQTLEKNETFHAAYTIFFK is encoded by the coding sequence ATGAGAAGACTTGAAAATGATCAGTTATTGATTCAAATCAATGAGAGAGGTGCTGAAGTTAGAGACGTGCTTCATAAGGAAAGTGGACGTCACTATATGTGGTCTGGCGATCCTTCTTATTGGGGTAGGGTGTCGCCTGTCTTATTTCCGATTGTCGGGCGATTAAAGAATGACCAATACAAAATAGGTGAACAAACCTATGAGCTCACTCAGCATGGATTTTTGCGTGATGTTGATTTTGATTTATATGAAAAAACGCAACATGCGGTGACCTTTCAATATGAATCCAAAGGTCGTCATATCGAGCATTATCCTTATGAATTTACCGCCCGTATTCGATACGAGCTATTAGAAAATGGGCTGACGATTTCCTGGGAAATTGATCATGCCGGAGATGACACGATGTATTTTTCCATCGGAGGACACCCCGCATTTCAAGTCCCGCTTGTTGAAGGTGAGCACGCAGCAGATTATACCCTGACATTGACGCCTTCTAATGAGCATCTTCCTGCCCAATATGAACTCAAAAATTCACTTGTTAGGGAGAAAGAAAAAGGGATACAGCTAGAACCGATTCAGCTTCGTCCAGAGCTTTTTCAGCATGATGCGATGATCTTTAGTCATATCAACCGAGTGTCATTGATGTCTCAGGCAGGCCACGGGGTTGAGGTCGATCTCACTGGGTTTCCGTTCGTTGGTATTTGGTCACCTTATGATCAAGAAAAGGGCACAATGGCTCCTTTTGTTTGTATTGAGCCTTGGTATGGCATCGCCGATGTGGAAGGGACGAATGGCCAGTACAAGGAGAAGTTCGGTATTCAAACTTTAGAGAAGAATGAAACCTTCCATGCCGCTTATACGATTTTCTTTAAATGA
- a CDS encoding acyltransferase family protein yields the protein MNSKENRLRYILGLDGLRAIAVLAVIAYHLHIGPASGGFLGVDLFFVISGYLITTILLHKQDLGYQELLPFWMGRIRRLLPAAYVMIFLTVSWCAIAGSNALLSIRGDALSSFFYVSNWWYIFHQLSYFDSFNAISPLKNLWSLAIEEQFYIIWPVLLIAGLKWVKNRSHLPMITFGLALVSALWMAILYSPDTDPSRVYYGTDTRAFALLIGCTLAFVWPMQRLSSKKLLPVGRRILHIAGFGSFAVFLLCVYAVDEFDGFLYQGGMLLFCFNAAILIACISHPASLLGKWLSYQPLVWLGKRSYGIYLWHYPIIVLTTPVIEIGQPSMGRVALQLIAILLIAEASYRFIEQPIRKLGFRQYFASWSIWKKGFKQWSTSHKVFLGIAVALLILFTIGMSSSSHKSPHAKEVTQIKTAPKKAGDSSESNAKKKKEKHEKKAADQKQFQQVLAVGDSVMLDIAPNLEKAYAQITIDAKVGRQMNEAVSIAPQYASFNQSNAAVIIELGTNGYFTEGTLTAFIQKFSKAHIFLVNTRVPRSWENDVNAVIQRVADQHANVTLVDWHSAATGQPSYFQPDGVHLSTKGSDTLTQLITASIKKKGNVSSSS from the coding sequence ATGAACAGCAAGGAGAATCGGTTACGTTATATATTAGGATTAGATGGGCTACGAGCCATTGCTGTATTGGCGGTCATTGCATATCACTTACATATCGGACCTGCGAGCGGCGGGTTTCTTGGCGTTGATTTGTTTTTTGTGATATCTGGTTACTTGATTACAACGATCTTGTTACATAAGCAGGATTTAGGTTATCAAGAGCTTTTGCCGTTTTGGATGGGGCGGATCAGAAGGCTTCTTCCAGCGGCTTACGTGATGATTTTTTTAACTGTCAGCTGGTGTGCAATTGCGGGTTCGAATGCACTATTGTCCATTCGTGGCGATGCCTTATCGTCCTTTTTTTATGTCAGTAACTGGTGGTATATTTTCCATCAGCTATCTTATTTTGATAGCTTTAATGCGATATCTCCACTGAAAAATTTGTGGTCTTTGGCAATAGAAGAGCAATTTTATATCATATGGCCGGTACTATTGATTGCAGGACTAAAATGGGTGAAAAACAGATCCCATCTGCCAATGATCACGTTTGGTCTTGCACTTGTTTCCGCCTTATGGATGGCGATTCTTTATTCACCAGATACGGATCCAAGTAGGGTTTATTACGGAACAGATACGCGTGCATTTGCGCTCCTGATCGGGTGCACCCTTGCATTTGTATGGCCCATGCAAAGACTGTCCAGCAAAAAGTTACTTCCCGTTGGCAGACGTATTTTACATATCGCTGGTTTTGGTTCGTTTGCGGTTTTTCTTCTATGTGTTTATGCAGTGGACGAATTTGACGGCTTTCTCTATCAAGGCGGCATGCTGTTATTCTGTTTTAATGCAGCGATTTTAATTGCATGCATCAGCCACCCTGCAAGTCTTTTGGGGAAATGGCTCTCCTATCAGCCGCTCGTCTGGCTTGGAAAGCGTTCATATGGCATTTACCTGTGGCATTATCCCATCATCGTACTGACCACACCGGTCATTGAAATTGGACAGCCTTCTATGGGACGTGTTGCATTGCAGCTCATTGCCATTTTACTCATTGCAGAGGCTTCTTATCGCTTCATCGAACAGCCGATTCGCAAGCTTGGCTTCAGACAATATTTTGCCTCCTGGTCTATTTGGAAAAAGGGATTCAAACAATGGTCTACATCTCATAAAGTGTTCCTTGGAATCGCCGTAGCTCTCTTGATCTTATTTACCATTGGCATGTCCAGTTCTTCCCATAAGTCCCCACATGCCAAGGAAGTGACACAAATTAAGACGGCACCGAAAAAGGCAGGAGACTCATCGGAATCAAATGCGAAGAAAAAGAAAGAGAAACACGAGAAAAAAGCAGCAGATCAGAAGCAGTTTCAACAAGTTCTTGCAGTTGGTGATTCCGTTATGCTGGACATTGCGCCGAATCTTGAAAAAGCATATGCACAAATCACCATTGATGCGAAGGTTGGCAGACAAATGAATGAAGCCGTCAGTATCGCCCCTCAATATGCTTCATTTAATCAATCTAATGCCGCTGTTATTATTGAGCTTGGCACGAATGGTTATTTTACCGAGGGCACGTTGACAGCATTCATTCAGAAATTTTCAAAGGCGCACATTTTCCTTGTAAACACGAGAGTCCCAAGATCTTGGGAAAATGATGTGAATGCCGTCATTCAGCGTGTGGCCGATCAACATGCCAATGTGACCCTAGTCGATTGGCATTCAGCTGCTACCGGACAGCCATCTTATTTTCAGCCTGATGGTGTTCACCTTTCAACAAAAGGCTCTGACACATTGACCCAGCTCATTACAGCGAGCATCAAGAAAAAAGGAAATGTGTCATCTTCATCATAA